The following are encoded in a window of Trichomycterus rosablanca isolate fTriRos1 chromosome 13, fTriRos1.hap1, whole genome shotgun sequence genomic DNA:
- the htr1b gene encoding 5-hydroxytryptamine receptor 1B: MDQFSTTPVYLNGSEAPDALSLDAPSLAFQVTLGSILGAITLATTLSNAFVIATISRSRKLQTPANFLIASLALTDLLVSVLVMPVSALYTVSHTWTLGQIVCDIWLSSDITCCTASILHLCVIALDRYWAITDAVEYAKRRTTTRAAGMVATAWVIAISICLPPFFWRKEKSEEVTSCTVNTDHIFYTLYSTFGAFYIPTLLLVALYGRIYVEARRRILKQSPRKFGKRLTSAQLVTNSPGSTSLTSAAPFHCDSVISDSQRISAARERKATKTLGIILGAYIVCWLPFFIYTLLVPLCPSCHLYPELFDFFTWLGYLNSLINPIIYTMANDDFKTALQKLVRFRCCAS; the protein is encoded by the exons ATGGATCAGTTCAGCACAACTCCAGTATACCTGAATGGATCAGAAGCGCCGGATGCGCTTAGTTTAGACGCACCAAGCCTCGCTTTCCAGGTGACTTTAGGTTCGATTCTCGGTGCCATTACACTCGCCACTACACTGTCCAATGCCTTCGTGATCGCCACCATCTCCCGATCTCGGAAACTGCAAACCCCGGCTAACTTTCTGATCGCGTCCTTGGCGCTCACCGACCTGCTGGTGTCCGTGTTGGTGATGCCCGTGAGCGCGCTTTACACGGTAAGCCATACGTGGACGTTAGGACAGATCGTGTGCGATATCTGGCTGTCCTCGGACATCACCTGTTGCACAGCGTCCATTCTTCACCTGTGCGTAATCGCTTTGGATAGGTACTGGGCCATCACGGATGCGGTGGAGTACGCAAAAAGGCGCACTACTACGCGAGCGGCGGGTATGGTCGCTACAGCATGGGTGATCGCCATTTCCATCTGTCTGCCCCCCTTCTTCTGGCGCAAGGAGAAATCTGAAGAGGTAACCAGCTGCACCGTGAATACAGATCACATTTTTTACACGCTGTATTCCACCTTCGGGGCATTTTACATCCCCACGCTTTTACTCGTTGCCCTATACGGGAGGATTTATGTAGAAGCTCGGCGACGTATCTTAAAACAGTCGCCTAGAAAGTTTGGGAAAAGACTCACCTCTGCGCAATTGGTGACAAACTCACCTGGATCAACATCTTTAACCTCAGCTGCTCCGTTTCACTGTGACTCAGTGATCAGTGACAGCCAA AGGATTTCTGCAGCCAGAGAGAGAAAAGCTACAAAAACCTTGGGCATCATATTAGGAGCCTATATAGTGTGCTGGTTACCATTTTTCATCTACACCCTGCTGGTGCCACTGTGCCCATCTTGCCATTTGTATCCTGAACTGTTTGATTTTTTCACTTGGCTCGGTTACCTCAACTCTCTCATTAATCCCATCATATATACCATGGCCAACGATGACTTTAAAACTGCCTTGCAGAAACTTGTAAGATTTCGATGTTGTGCGTCCTGA